In one Nicotiana tomentosiformis chromosome 6, ASM39032v3, whole genome shotgun sequence genomic region, the following are encoded:
- the LOC138894867 gene encoding uncharacterized protein — protein MHNAAAADFLASEGLQRLIREKEELTSEWDQLLAERNQTVLCLSELETRATKVDVLEARLQQSEQEVITLGQEVGPLRVRFDEAKAKGAEVQNTVLAATEREATSAERRINLEVALNSKSEELAVVAAKHAQLKEKYRKTIKNNRLYSSTVRELDVSPKFIRSARENLSAEVAQLKDELKRRAASLIFEKTYYMYSSSDSGSEFSETEEGSEGDDAEDQAGENVEPSVEPTHGNADTSLPPDSRDAAA, from the exons ATGCATAACGCTGCAGCG GCCgattttcttgcttctgagggccttcaaaggctgatccgtgagaaggaagaacttacttctgaatggGATCAGCTTTTGGCGGAACGGAACCAGACTGTTCTCTGCCTCTCGGAACTAGAAACCAGAGCCACCAAGGTCGATGTTTTGGaagctcgtttgcagcaaagcgagcaagaagtgataACCCTCGGCCAAGAAGTTGggccgctgagggttagatttgatgaagccaaggctaAAGGGGCAGAAGTCCAGAACaccgttcttgctgcaaccgagcgcGAGGCTACCTCCGCTGAAAGAAGGATTAATTTGGAAGTAGCCTtaaactccaaaagtgaagagcttgctgttgtggcggcgaaacatgcccagttgaaagagaagtacaggaaaactatcaaGAATAATAGGCTCTATAGTTCAACTGTTCGTGAGCTCGATGTCAGTCCCAAATTCATTAGGTCCGCCCGGGAAAATCTTTCTGCCGAAGTTGCTCAACTCAAAGATGAACTCAagcgccgagcggcttccctcattttTGAAAAAACTTATTACATGTATA gttcttctgattctGGTTCCGAGTTTTCGGAAACTGAAGAGGGATCAGAGGGTGATGATGCTGAAGACCAAGCTGgggaaaatgttgagccatcggtggaacCAACTCACGGGAATgcagatacttctcttcctcctgattcCAGAGACGCTGCAGCTTAg